A single window of Engraulis encrasicolus isolate BLACKSEA-1 chromosome 20, IST_EnEncr_1.0, whole genome shotgun sequence DNA harbors:
- the naxe gene encoding NAD(P)H-hydrate epimerase encodes MSTVQLAGLGGGKWMFGLRTLLGIGFLVTSQGNSRVLCQRACTLSQSLRTPESSCRALHSMAHPVKYLGQKEAQGIDEELFSDYSFSVDQLMELAGLSCATAVAKAYPVEAMVKARPTVLIICGPGNNGGDGLVCARHLQLFGYEPSILYPKRPNKQLFNNLTIQCEKMGISFLSDMPEAKVVDEAYNLVVDAIFGFSFQGAVREPFGAILSTLKKITVPIASVDIPSGWDVEKGNPDGIQPDMLISLTAPKQAATQFKGRYHFLGGRFVPPALEQKYQLNLPKYPATDCVYQLN; translated from the exons ATGTCCACTGTACAGCTTGCAG GTCTTGGTGGTGGCAAGTGGATGTTCGGTCTCCGTACCCTCCTGGGCATCGGGTTCCTTGTGACATCGCAGGGAAACAGCAGGGTCTTATGCCAGAgggcatgcactctctctcagaGTCTACGCACCCCGGAGTCCTCCTGTAGAGCACTGCacagcatggcacatcctgtcaagTATCTTGG CCAGAAGGAAGCCCAGGGCATCGATGAAGAGCTCTTCTCGGACTATAGCTTCAGCGTGGACCAGCTCATGGAGCTCGCTGGACTCAGCTGTGCCACAGCGGTCGCAAAG GCCTATCCTGTCGAGGCCATGGTGAAGGCACGTCCCACTGTATTGATCATCTGTGGCCCAGGAAACAACGGAGGAGATGGCTTGGTCTGTGCACGACACCTTCAACTATTT GGCTATGAGCCGTCCATACTGTACCCCAAGAGGCCGAACAAGCAGCTGTTCAACAACCTGACCATCCAGTGTGAGAAGATGGGCATCTCCTTCCTGTCTGACATGCCTGAG GCCAAAGTGGTGGATGAGGCCTACAACCTGGTGGTGGACGCCATCTTTGGCTTCAGCTTCCAGGGGGCAGTGCGGGAGCCATTTGGCGCCATCCTGTCCACACTCAAGAAGATCACCGTCCCCATTGCCAGCGTCGACATACCATCTG GCTGGGATGTGGAAAAGGGCAACCCAGACGGCATCCAGCCGGACATGCTCATCTCCCTCACAGCCCCAAAGCAGGCGGCCACCCAGTTCAAGGGACGCTACCACTTCCTCGGCGGGCGCTTTGTGCCCCCCGCCCTGGAGCAGAAGTATCAACTCAACCTGCCCAAGTACCCTGCCACAGACTGTGTTTACCAGCTCAACTGA
- the sf3b4 gene encoding splicing factor 3B subunit 4: protein MAAGPISERNQDATVYVGGLDEKVSEPLLWELFLQAGPVVNTHMPKDRVTGQHQGYGFVEFLSEEDADYAIKIMNMIKLYGKPIRVNKASAHNKNLDVGANIFIGNLDPEIDEKLLYDTFSAFGVILQTPKIMRDPDTGNSKGYAFINFASFDASDAAIEAMNGQYLCNRPITVSYAFKKDSKGERHGSAAERLLAAQNPLSQADRPHQLFADAPPPPTVPTPVLTTLAQGLPMPGMPPPGAFPPVPPPVSMPPGMPPGMTMPPGPGGAGGQGGPGGPPPVPPPFHHGMQPPNMPPMPMAPPAPPGMVHPPGPPGANQHQHQHQHQHRAPPPGMPPPPMGMPPRSHFAPPMGPPMGMRGPPPPMPPPGYGGGPPRPPPFGFQRGPPMPPRPPQPPRGPMRPMPP, encoded by the exons ATGGCGGCAGGGCCGATTTCAGAACGTAATCAAG ATGCCACTGTGTATGTGGGTGGCTTGGATGAGAAGGTGTCGGAACCTCTCCTGTGGGAGCTCTTCCTGCAGGCTGGACCCGTtgtcaacacacacatgcccaaagaCAGAGTGACGGGGCAGCACCAAG GGTATGGCTTTGTGGAGTTCCTGAGCGAGGAGGATGCCGACTACGCCATAAAGATCATGAACATGATCAAGCTGTACGGCAAGCCCATCCGCGTCAACAAGGCCTCGGCGCACAACAAAAACCTGGACGTGGGCGCCAACATCTTCATCGGCAACCTGGACCCCGAGATCGACGAGAAGCTCCTCTACGACACGTTCAGCGCCTTTGGCGTCATCCTGCAGACGCCAAAGATCATGCGCGACCCCGACACGGGCAACTCCAAGGGCTACGCCTTCATCAACTTTGCCAGCTTCGACGCCTCCGACGCGGCCATCGAGGCCATGAACGGCCAGTACCTGTGCAACAGGCCCATCACCGTCTCGTACGCCTTCAAGAAGGACTCCAAGGGCGAGCGGCACGGCTCGGCGGCTGAGAGGCTGCTGGCGGCGCAAAACCCGCTCTCGCAGGCCGACCGGCCGCATCAGCTGTTCGCCGACGCCCCGCCACCACCGACAGTGCCCACGCCCGTCTTGACCACCCTCGCGCAGGGCTTGCCCATGCCAG gcATGCCTCCACCAGGTGCTTTCCCGCCGGTTCCTCCGCCCGTCTCCATGCCTCCTGGGATGCCCCCGGGTATGACCATGCCCCCTGGCCCTGGGGGTGCCGGCGGACAAGGGGGACCAGGAGGACCTCCACCCGTCCCCCCACCATTCCACCATGGCATGCAGCCACCAA ACATGCCTCCGATGCCCATGGCACCCCCTGCCCCGCCTGGCATGGTGCATCCTCCTGGACCTCCAGGTGccaaccagcaccagcaccagcatcagcaccagcacagGGCTCCCCCGCCAGGCATGCCCCCACCCCCGATGGGCATGCCTCCCCGATCGCATTTCGCCCCTCCTATGG GACCACCGATGGGTATGAGAGGCCCACCTCCTCCCATGCCCCCGCCAGGCTACGGTGGCGGCCCGCCCCGGCCCCCTCCCTTCGGCTTCCAGAGAGGACCTCCGATGCCTCCACGACCCCCACAGCCACCCAGGGGGCCCATGAGACCAATGCCCCCTTAG